The nucleotide window TCCGATTTTTCCGGAGGTGATCACATTGCGCACAGCTTGTGCGTATTCGACTTGCGATGGCCGGAATTCAAAATAAGGCAGTTTTTTTGAAAGCGGACCTTTCGCGCCGAAAACATGATCAGGACTCAGATTCATTTGCATTTAACGCCAAGGCGCCAAGGTCGCCAAGAATTTTAGAATTAATCCTGTCTTGGCGTCTTGGCGTCTTGGCGGTTCCTATTTACCAATTCGGTTGGCATACAGTGGGAAGTCGTAGCAGAGCTTCTTCACTTCCTGGCGGATTTCAGTTTTGATCGATTCATTATCCCTGTTTTTCAAAGCTCCTGCAATCAAGCGGGCAATTTTCTGCATCTGTTCGGTACCCATTCTACGCGTTGTAAGCGCCGGAGTTCCGATTCGAATCCCGCTGGAGATCATCGGACTTTTGGTATCGTAAGGAATCGTATTTTTGTTGACAGTGATATCGACATCACCCAGTATTTTTTCTGCTTCTTTGCCGGTCAGGTTTACCGGTGTTAGGTCCAGCAAAAACAAATGATTGTCCGTCCCGCCCGTTACGATGCGCAATCCTTCCGCTGCAAGTGATTCAGCGAGAACTTTTGCGTTGCTGATAATGTCTTTTTGATACTCTGCAAAAGATGGCTGCAATGCTTCCAGAAAGGAAACCGCCTTTGCCGCAATCACATGGACCAGCGGACCACCCTGACCGCCGGGGAACAAGACCTTATCGATGTTTTTTGCCCAGGCTTCTTTGCACAAAATCATTCCACCGCGGGGACCTCTCAATGTCTTGTGTGTGGTGGTGGTAACAATGTCAGCATGGGGAACCGGCGAAGGGTGAAGTCCCGTTACCACAAGACCAGCAATGTGGGCGATATCAGCCATCAAAACCGCCCCCACTTCATCGGCAATCTTCTTAAAGCGGTCAAATTCGATCACGCGTGAATAGGCGCTGGCGCCGGTCATGATCACCTTGGGCCGGTGTTCGCGCGCAACCTGCTCCACTTGATGGAAGTCGATGCGCTCTGTTTCGCGCGTTACACCGTAGCTCACAACTTTGAAGTAAAGACCGGAAAAATTTAAGGGATGACCGTGTGATAGATGACCCCCCTGTGTTAATTCCATTCCCATCAGAGTATCGCCCGGTTTCATCACGGCCATGTATGCGGCGATGTTTGCCTGCGTGCCGGAATGCGGTTGCACATTCGCATGATCCGCCTTAAATAATTGCTTTGCCCGGTCGATCGCGAGTTGTTCCACAACATCGACAAACTGACAACCGCCGTAGTAGCGTCTGCCCGGATATCCTTCGGCATACTTGTTTGTAAATACAGAACCGAGCGCTTCCAGAACCGCGTCGCTTACAAAATTCTCTGATGCGATCAGCTCCAATCCGTCAGCCTGACGAACCGTTTCGTTTAAGATAGCTTCCGCGATGCGCGGATCCGTGCTCCATAAAGGTGATGATGACATTATTCCATTCCTTCCCATCGGGCAATTTTTTCGAGCCGTTTTTGATGACGGCCTCCTTCATATTCCGTTTGTAACCAGATTTGAATCATGGCTTCCACTTCTTCCGGCGAGTGTTTAACGCGGCCACCGAGTATCAGAATATTCGCATCATTGTGCTGCCTGCTCATTTGCGCTGTGAACACATCGTGACATAAGGCAGCGCGGACGCCTTTAAATTTATTTGCTGTGATGGACATTCCGATTCCAGTGCCGCAGCATAAAATTCCCCGGTTTCCGCTTTGAACTTCTTTCGCTACCAGAGCAGCATAATCCGGATAATCAACCGAATCTGTGCTGCTGGTCCCGAAATCGTGGTAGTCCACTCCCAGCGATTGCAGGATGATTTTAATCCGTTCTTTTAATTGATATCCGCCATGATCGCTGGCTATCGCTATTTTCATCTTTTTTTCACCGCAGAGAACGCTGAGATCGCGGCGCCCCCAAAAATACTTTTTTGTTTTTCTCTGCGTCCTCTGCGCTCTCTGCGGTTAAATGCTCTTGAAAAAGACAGTTCATCATACAATACTAGTGGGAACGCGTCCAATGCTGGAAAAATTACAACAACAATTAAAAGAGTCGATGAAAAGCAAGGACGAAATACGCACGTCGGTTCTCCGAATGCTCATTTCGGAATTCAAATATGCGCAAATCGAGAAGAGAGGCGCTCTGGATGAAGCAGAGTCGACTCAAGTTGTGAAACGAGCCATTAAGAAGCGCAAAGAAGCAATCGAAATGTATGAAAAAGGAGGGCGCGCCGATCTGGCTTCTAAAGAAAGCGCCGAATTAAAGATTCTGCAGGAATTTGTTCCGGCTGAAATGGATGAAGCCACAATTCGTCAAAAGGTTGATGAGGTGATCGCGGAGCTTGGGGCCAAAGACAAGAAGGATATGGGCCGCGTTATCAAAGAGGTGCTTGCGCGCTATAAGGGTTTGATAGACGGAAAGGTGGCGCAAAAAATTATCGGCGAAAAACTGGGTGGTTGAGCTAGATTCCGATTACTTGCAACCGGATTTCCCTTTCACGGGGTCCATCCAGCTCAGCAAAAATAATACTTTGCCATTCCCCTAAGGCCGGTTCACCATCCTGAACCAGGACGGTCTGGGAGTGGCCAAGTAGAATCGCTCTTAGATGGGAACCTGCATTATGCCGTTCGCAATCTGAGTATTCTGGGGAATTATGCTTCCAGCCTTTATCGTCTCTGACCCAGTCATGGAGAATCGTCTTGATATCATCCAGAAGCGCGGATTGGACTTCATTGACGAATAAAGCCGTGGTTGTATGGAGAGAGGTTATCAGTAAAAAGCCATCCCGGATGGAGGTGGATTTTACGAAATCCTTAACCTTTTGAGTAATATTATAAAGTTCGACTTTCTTGTCGGTTAAAAGCTTCAAAGTATGAGCTTTAACCGATAAACCCTGAGTTGTTAACATAGCTTTTACCTTATTGAGGGAATCACTTGAAAAGGCTGATTGATAATTGTATTCAGAAGTCGAGACCTAGTCAACATCGGGGGATTATACAGTGATTTTCGCCGCAGATTGGGTATTTCCCGTCACTTCCAGTCCGCTTTCGAAACATTCCATCGTCGTAGAAAAGGGACGGATCAAGGAAATTCGTCCGGCCGCTCCAGGAGATCCTTATCACTCCAAGGCTTGCATTCTACCCGGGCTCATCAACACACATACTCACCTTGCCTACACGGGCTTGCGGAATCTGTTTGACGATCTTTTGTTTTTTCCCTGGATCCGAAAATTGACAGAAATCAAATATAACGTCCTTACTGAAGAAGACTTTGTTTTATCCACGAAGCTGGGAATTGCGGAATGCATCCGGTCCGGCATTACAACTGTTGCCGATATGTCTGATGTTCCGTCATCGTTAGTCATTCTGTCGAACAGCCCCCTTCGAGGAATCTTCTACTGGGAAGTTTTTGGTGTTGAAAGGGAAGCAGCCGCGCAAACGTGGACCGGGCTCAAAGACAAATACAACGAATTGAAAACTCAATATTCTACGGAAAGATTGCGACTCGGGATTTCCCCGCATGCATGTTATACGGTGCGGCCGGAGCTGTATGGTCAGATTGCCGAATGGGCAATTGACGAACAATTGCCGGTCAGTTTTCATGTTGCCGAAAGCAAGGCGGAGGAGGATTTTATCTGCCGTCGCGAAGGTGTGATTGCCGAATTCTTGCGCGAACGGACCCGAGACTGGTCCTTTCTGGGAAGTAGCTCGATCCAGCACCTTGCCGGCACTCGCATTTTTCAAACAAAACCACTGGTCGCTCACGCGGTTCAGGCTTCGAAAAAGGACCTGGAGCTTCTAGCGGAAGCTGACGTTGCTGTTGCGCATTGCCCGAAATCGAATGCCAAGTTCGGCCATGGGATTGCTCCTGTTTATGAGATGCAAAGGAATGGAATTTGTGTTTCGCTTGGTACCGACAGCGCCGCCAGCAATAACCGTCTGGATCTTTTTGAAGAAGCCCGTTTTGCTTTGTTGCAACAGCGTGCGCGGTATCAACAACAGATTCTGTCCGAACAAAAGATGCTCGAAATGATGACCATCGATGGCGCCCGCGCGATGGGGATGTCAAAGGAGATTGGCTCGCTCGAATCCGGCAAGTTTGCCGATTTCATTCTGGTAAGGATTCCGGCTGACTACAGCTCGTCAAGCCAGGTTCTTAATCATCTCATCCACAACTGTTCCGCTTCCGACGTTCTGAGAACATTTATTCAAGGCGAGGAGCAGAAATATGAAGCACCTGATGTATCGTCGATATACAAGAAGGCGAAGTAGCGCGGGCGTCCCGGCTGAGCCCCGCAGGCGAGACACCCGCGCTACTTTGCTTACATCTGTCCCTTTTTAGCTACGTCTGTCGTACTAAATTCTGAGCATATAATGTTCGCGCTGGAGCCTGTTCTCTGTAAGGAATTCTGTGGCAAATACTTTGCATCGGTGGGAGAAGTGAAAGGAGTGTGGCTATGACTCTTTTACGAACTTTCTCATTGAGTGTGCTTTTGCTGATTGGGATGTTTGCTGTTCCGCAGGAATCGAATGCATCCAGTTCAGTTGGAATCTTTTTCGGATTTTCAAACTACCACCGGCCTTACTTCTATCGGCCCTATTACTATCATCGTCCGTATTACGGGGGGTTCTATCGACCCTACTATTACCCGTACGGCTATGGCTATGGTAATGGCTACGGTTACGGATACGGCTACCCCTATTCCTACTATCGCAGCTATTACATCGCCGAAGTCAGGACTGAGGTGAAACCGCAGAATGCCCGGGTTTATGTTGATGGAGATTATATTGGAGTTGCCGACGATTTTGATGGTTGGTGGCAGCGACTGGAATTGCCGCCAGGTAAACACCGGCTGGTTTTCCGGGCGCCTGGCTTTGAGCCATACGCGGTAAACATTCGACTTCTTCCAGGCCGGGATGCCCACATCAAATACGAAATGCAACCGGGTCAGGATCAGATGGCGGATCAGGATATGCGACTGCCACGCGAGGACTATGAGCGGCGCAATTACGATAGAGATCGCTACAACCACGACCGCAGAGATTATCGTAGGTCAGATCGATACCGTGACCGTGATGAGTACGACGATGACGATGATGATAACTGGGCCAAGGAACGTAAGCGAGACCGTAACCGCGATCGCGAAGACAAACCCTACTATGGGGAACAAAAACGCAGCGAATCGAGTCGTCGCAGTTTGATTCTGAACGTGGAACCATCCGACGCGACAGTCTACATTGATGGAAATTACTACGGTACCGCAAATGATAACGGCCGTGGAGAAATTGAAGTATTGCTCCCGGAAGGTGTTCATAGAGTTGAAGTGGTCCGGCCGGGCTATAGCGGTTTTAGTCAGGAAGTGACTGTTCTTAAAGAAGGAGAGAACAAGCTCACGATCAGGCTGGAGAAAAAGTAGGGGCGGCCCTTGTGGTCGCACTCTACAGGGCAGGCACAAGGCCTGCCCCTACTATGCGAGGCACAAGGCCTGCCCCTACCTACAAACGAGTAGTACAATAGCGCTTCATTATGAAAGCGCTGATCGTTGCGGGAGAATCCTCAGGCGATATTTACGGGGGAGGCCTGGCTTCCGTTCTTCGCGCGCGCTTTCCCAATCTGCACCTATCCGGGATGGGTGGCGACCGGATGGCGCAGGCCGGCGTTGAGCTCCTTTATCCTTGCAGCCAGGTCGCCGTCGTCGGGGTATTCGAAGTTTTTGCGAAGCTGAGGAACCTTCGCCAAGCTTACCGCCACTTGACCGCATGGGTCGATCAGAACTCTCCTGAATTTGCCGTTCTTATTGATTTCCCCGATTTTAACTTTCGCCTCGCAAAATTCCTCAAAAAGAAACGAATAAAAACATTCTACTTTATTAGTCCGCAGATCTGGGCGTGGAGAAAGAGACGGATTCATTTTTTGAAAGAGCACGTGGATCTGATGGTCTCGATTTTGCCATTTGAAAAAAAGATGTACGACACCGAAGGGATTCGATCCGTTTATGTCGGCCATCCGCTTGTAGAAATCGTACAGCGTGAACTTCAAAATCAAAACTTCCATTCGCGCGGCAGCAAACGACTGATAGGTCTCATGCCCGGTAGCCGTGAGACGGAAGTGAAACGGCATTTACCGATATTACTGGAAACTGCGAAGGTGGTCAGGAGCCACGCAGACGCGCTTTTGATCCGGGCGCCTTCTCTAGATTCCGGTCTGTATCAAACGCCGCCGGAAATTCGAGTGGTCACTGAAGACCGGTATGCAGCGATGAAAGCTTGCGACTTCTTAATCGTGGCCTCAGGGACGAGCACACTGGAAGCTGCAATTCTGGGCGTTCCATTCTTAATTGTTTACCGGGTCGGTTCCCTTTCGTGGCTTCTTGGAAAATGGCTGGTGCGCGTGCCTTATTACGGCCTGGTAAACTGGATCGCGCAAAAAAGAGTTATTCCCGAATTCATTCAAAACAACATGCGGCCGGATTTGCTTGCGCGAGAAACGCTTCTCTACTTATCTGATCAGCAGGCCGGGGATCGAATGAAGGATGATTTAGCGGCCGTCGTGGAAAGTCTCGGTCCACACGGGGCAATGGATCGCGCCGCTGATGCGATTGCATCGCTACTCTAACTCAATACCGATCTCTCTCCCGGTTTTATCGATTCCACCGGTGACCTGTTTAATGCAGCTCAAAAAGTAGAAGGGCTCGTTCCCCGAAAAAACGCTCCAGTCTTTGTTCTGTACCCGCTCGTGATATTGGCGAATCGCATTCTTTTGAAATTGGATCCGGAAAATGAATGGAGATTGACCTGCCGGTTTTTTCTCCAGAAATTCGGCCTGGTCGGGCGAAAACTGACCTCGCGCCAGTAAAAGCGAAACACCCTTTCTGCAAATGAATTCTTCCTGATGTGAGCTGTGCCGGAGGCATTGGATTCCATCCTGAGAAAATGATTCTGGAATTTCCGGATTGAAACTCGCCGCAACACTCTGTTCAAAATTTGCGGCTTCGACAGATTTGGTGAATGACAGCAAAACTGCAGACACCGGTTCTTCTGAAATGGACTGCAAAACGTAAGCGACGGAAGGATGGCCTATGAATCCCGGACTATTGGTCTGGATTCTCAACACGTCAGATTCGCTCTCGCGAATTTCCGGAACATGAGCCGGAACCGCCGGTAGATCGGAGATTTGAAGCCGGTAGACTTTTCCGTTTCCATGCAAAAGAGCACGGGCTTGCGGCTTTTGCAGCTGCGCAAAGAGAATGGTATCTTCCGGAATCGCTTCTACGGCGGATTTCGAAAGAGAATCGGGTCCATTTCCTTCAGAACTATAGGATTCTTTCAATCTCTGAAAACTATTTGAGGCATATGCCAGATTCTCCTGAACATAAATAAGGATCGTTGGAAAATTTGCGTCCTTTGTTTTCGATCGATAAAAAATCTTGTCACCGGAATCTATCTTTTCAATGTTTTTTGCGGAAGATAAGGCAAGGTTTAAGAGGAAATCGGATCCGGGCGCTATCCGCGCGACTGCAAGAAAATCAAAGGGTCTTTGTTTGGAAGGTAGGAGAGCTACAGCAAATTCATCTCCTACGATGTTTAGGATTGTTTTTTCAAGCATGCCGCCAAGAAGCGGATTTGGCTTTTCATTTTCGGACATGCCGGTGTCGAGCCAGTGCGCAAGGACTTGGGAGATGTCAGTGTCACGCAGCTGGTCATGCACTCGTTTGAGATCGTAAAGGTTCACGTAAAGAAGCGTATCTCTGGGAATTCTTTTCGTGACCGGACTATTCTTCTGGAAGTACAAAAAAAGAGCTTTCTTTTTTTCGTACTTTTGCCACCATTGATATCCGCGGTATCCAAGAAATGCAATGCACACCAGTGACACAAAAATAGCAAGGAGAGGAAGAACCCTGAGTTTCATTACAAAGTGCCAAAGTGATGAGTAATGAGCAATGAGTCCCTTAGGGGAGACTCATTACTCATCACTCATTGCTCATTACTGTCTTTAATGTTCTAGTTTTTGTCGAAAGTAAGCAATCGTCGAATCCAGACCTTCATCCAGTTTGACCTGGGGTGACCACTGAAGATACTGACGGGCCCGATCAATGTTGGGTTGACGCACTTTCGGATCATCCGCCGGAAGAGATTTAAAGACAATTTTAGAATGTGAACCGGTCTTCTTCAAAATCGTTTCTGCCATTTCCAGAATTGTCATCTCGTGCGGATTTCCCAAATTCACCGGCTGATTATGGCCGGAAATCATCAATCGATAGATTCCTTCTACAAGATCGGAAATATAACAGAAGCTGCGTGTCTGTTTGCCGTTCCCAAAAACCGTTAAATCCTCGCCACGCAAAGCCTGGCTGATGAAGGTTGGGATTGCGCGTCCGTCATTCAATCTCATGCGCGGGCCGTAGGTATTAAAGATTCGAACAATTTTCGTATCAATTTTATGATAGTAGTGATAAGCCATCGTCATTGCTTCAGCGAATCTTTTCGCTTCATCGTAAACGCCGCGTGGACCGATCGGGTTAACGTTTCCCCAGTATTCTTCACTCTGAGGATGAACGAGCGGGTCCCCATAAACTTCGGACGTGGATGCGAGAAGAAAGGTTGCTCTGTGGTCCTTGGCGAGTCCGAGTGCCTTGTGAGTGCCCAGGCTTCCCACTTTTAAAGTCTGGATCGGGTACTCATGATAATCGATCGGCGATGCAGGCGAGGCAAAATGCAAAATGTACCGCAACGGCTTGTCTACATAAATAAACTGAGTCACATCATGTTTGATAAACAGGAAGTCTTTATTGTAGATATGACTGATGTTGGAGATATCGCCGGTCAGCAAATTATCCATGCAAATGACCGCGTAACCCTTGTTCAGAAGATAGTCAGCCAGATGTGATCCGATGAACCCCGCGCCACCGGTGATGAGTATCCATTCCTTCATTAAAGCCTATTTCGGTAAATCGAGTGTTTTTTCGTTGTTGGACGGAGGCAGGTATTTCTTGATTTTTTGTTCGACCTGATTGTTGTACGTTTCACGGGATTGGCCGATCAATTCCCCGGCGGCTGTATCCGGAAGGTTCAGCAATTCCTTCGGCTCGCGCGCAGCTTCATATAAAGCGCGAACGTGATCACTGAGCGGCTCCTTTTCGATAAAGATGACCGCTTTTGGATAAAGCCGCGACATCTGAACGGGGAGGTTCAGATTGGTCGTGGGAATGCGCAACATCTGTTTCAAATTCAGGTCTATGGCTTTGACCATGACGGGATGCGAAAAAGACAGAAACGGCCATTCGTGAATGATCTCATCCGCATATTTTGAGGCGACATTGTCATAAATCGAATCCAGCAAAATCACTTTCACTTCGTCCACTGAATTGAAAGCTTTTGCCGCTGCAATCGCCCCCATTCCAACTCCCAGCACTGCAAACCGGTGAGATATTTGCTTGTATTTCACAAGCGCTTTGATCGCGGCTGCCACATCATCGGACTCTTTGAATCCGAGTGCGCTCTTCCCGCCGCTCAAACCGTGGCCGCGAAAATCAAAAAGAAAAATGTAATAACCCTGCTTATTCAAATCGGAGATCAGTCCTTCCAGTTTCAGGAGCGTTACCGACCGGTTTGTGCCGTATTTGTGGGCAATAATGACAGCGGGATACCCCGGCTTTCCCTGGATCAGCCAGCCATGCAGGTCTGTGCCGTCGTCTGCTTCAAAATTTATGTCATTTGAAGCGAGCAGTATATCTTTTGGATCATTGGATTCTTCTTCGTGGCCGGCCTGGATGAACTTGTTCAGATTTTTATACAGAAAATATTCGATGCCTCCTAAAACCACCAATGCTGCAACAAGAAAATATGCTGCCTTCTTCATCCTTTATTCTTCCAGATAATCTTGTTCTTCAACTGCCGCATTTAATATTTCTTGAAGACCCGGCGCTCCAGGCGTCTTCACCAGAATCTCATCTTTTTCCCATACTGCAAGTAGTGTTTTTACTTCAGACCAGTCTTCCCGTAGAGCCATTTGGGCCAGCTTATCAAGCAGTTTCCTTCTCAAGACGCGCTCAAGGTTTCTTGCGCCGTACTCATAATCGTAACCGATTTTGCACAATTCCAGCATCGCATGATCTTCGATTACCAACTCCTTTTTCTGACGCCTGAGCTGATCAAAGATGGAAATGAGCTTCATTGTAGCGATTTCCCGAACATGATCCAGATTGAGTGGGCTGAAAAATACGATTTCATCGATGCGGTTCAGGAACTCCGGTTGAAAAAATCTTTTGACTTCCTTAAGTAGATCGGAACGGGTCACGTGTGCTTCCACAGCGTCCGATCCGTACCCCAGCTTATTTTGCGCAAACAGATGTGTGCCGATATTGCTTGTCATTACAATGGTAGCGTTATCAAAGTACGCCACTTTTCCTTTTCCATCGGTTAATCTTCCCGCGTCAAAAACCTGGAGAAAAATATTCAAAAGCTGCGAGTCTGCTTTCTCAATTTCATCGAGCAGGATCAAGCTATACGGGTTGGTTCTGATCTTATCAACGAGCTGATTTTGATCGTAGTAGCCAACGTATCCCGGAGAGGTGCCGACCAGCCGTGAGGCGCTGTAGCGCTCCATGTATTCGGACATATCGATCCGGATGATTTTTTCTTCGGCTCCGAAAAGGAACTCTGCAATCGCTTTCGCCAGTTCTGTTTTTCCGACGCCGGTAGGACCCACGAAAAGAAATATGCCTTTGGGGCGCGACGGGTTCAAAGTCATGTGAAGCTTGGAAGTGCAAAGAACACTGGAAACTGTTCTGACCGCCTCGGCCTGTCCCACCACGCGCCGCGAAAGAAAGCCTTCCATCTTTCTGTAATGCGCTATCTCGGAAACGCTCATCCGGTTGAGCGGAACATTGCTGATTTCCGAGATCGTTTCCAGAACGCTTTCCGAAGTCACAACCGCAGTTTTTTCCTGAATGGAAATGCGGGCAGCAGACCTGTCGAGCAGATCCAGCGCTTTATCCGGTAACGCGCGGTCCCGAAGCAGGACTCGCACCCACATCAGCACCGTATCCAGCGATTCTTCCTGGATGAGAACCTTGTGGTAGTTTTCCAGATGCGATCTGTAGTCGCGAAGGATTTTCATCAAAGTATCGTCGTCCGGTTCCTCCAGCTTGATTGTTTGGAAGCAACGCAGGAACGAAGTATCTTTCTCAACCGAATTCCTGAACTCTTCGAAGTTGGTTGCGCCGATGATTTGAATTTCATCATTGGTCAGGGACGGTTTTAGAAAATGAGACGCTTCGGTTGAGCTGGTTTTTCCGCTGCCTCCCGAAACAATCTGATGGATATCATCAACGAAGAGAATGCAATTCAATCGTTTGATTTCTTTAATGAGCTGCATCAATCTTTCTTCAAACTGTCCTCGGAATTTTGCTCCCGCGAGCAGCGATCCCATGTTGAGACGGATAATCTTTTTATTCTGCAACCGGGGACTCACTTTGCCTGAAACGATCCGGTAGGCAAGTTCGTAAACGAGTGCCGTCTTGCCGACGCCTGGATCTCCGATTACGAGAACATTCTTTTTACTCTGGCAGGCGAGTATTTCCTCGATCTGAAGAATCTCTTTATCGCGTCCGATTACCTGCGGAAAGCGGCCAAGCTCCGCATCGAGCGTTAAGTCCTGGAGGCAGGTCTGAAGAGTGAACTTGTCCTCTTTATCTTCTTCTTTCTTGGCTTCTGCTACTTTTGATTTTGGCAGCCGGTCTTCTACCTTCTTGACCTTATTCGTGATGACAATTTTGTTGTCGCTAAACTCCATCGATCTTTCGTAGAGACTTAAAGCGCGGTCCCATTCACCGAGTTGATAATAAAAATCGCCCAGGAGTTCATAGGTTTTTGCCTGATCAGGTTTGATCCTGTTGAATTGATTCAACAAGTGGATTGCAGTGGAATAGGACTTCACGCGAGCATGACTCAGCGCGAGATTGTAATAAAGCTGGGGCATGGAGCTCTTGATCTTCAGCGCCCGCTCAAATTCCGTAATCGCTTCCGGATACCTTTTTGCTTTGTAATGATTGCACGCCAGAAAACAATGCGCAGAGTAGGCCCGGTTTTCGAATACTTTTCTGCGTGATTCCGGAACGTCTGCAAGGATTTTCAGAACAATTTCATAACGACCCTGATCCATCAGAGCATCGATAATCGAGAGAAAAGAATTATGCGTAGAGTCGATGCTTATATGATTTCCCGCAGAATCGGCATACAGGAACGTTCCCGAACGGCAACAGAGCAACCAAGACGCAATCGTTCCTTTTACGAGGAAAAAAGGAAAGAGATCGTACACCCTGGTCGGATGAATGAGGGTTACATGTTGAGAGGAATCGACGGTTAACTTCGAATGAATCCCGAGTGTGATCTGGATGAAGTCTGACAGCATTTGCGAAAAGGGCGTTTCCGGCACACCACTTTTCTGCGTTTTTAAAAGGGCCTTGTACGCTTGTAAAAATGCTTCGTCATCGTTGAGGTGTTCTTCCAGGCCGGCAACCCTTCGGTCCTGGATTGACAGGAGGATCAAGCCATGGATTCGCGCAAGCGAATCAAGATACTTGGCTGAATTTGATGGAACCTGGAAGAAAGAGAGAACGGGAACAAACTCCGCAGGAGCAACGTTC belongs to bacterium and includes:
- a CDS encoding alpha/beta hydrolase; this encodes MKKAAYFLVAALVVLGGIEYFLYKNLNKFIQAGHEEESNDPKDILLASNDINFEADDGTDLHGWLIQGKPGYPAVIIAHKYGTNRSVTLLKLEGLISDLNKQGYYIFLFDFRGHGLSGGKSALGFKESDDVAAAIKALVKYKQISHRFAVLGVGMGAIAAAKAFNSVDEVKVILLDSIYDNVASKYADEIIHEWPFLSFSHPVMVKAIDLNLKQMLRIPTTNLNLPVQMSRLYPKAVIFIEKEPLSDHVRALYEAAREPKELLNLPDTAAGELIGQSRETYNNQVEQKIKKYLPPSNNEKTLDLPK
- a CDS encoding AAA family ATPase, which translates into the protein MNVAPAEFVPVLSFFQVPSNSAKYLDSLARIHGLILLSIQDRRVAGLEEHLNDDEAFLQAYKALLKTQKSGVPETPFSQMLSDFIQITLGIHSKLTVDSSQHVTLIHPTRVYDLFPFFLVKGTIASWLLCCRSGTFLYADSAGNHISIDSTHNSFLSIIDALMDQGRYEIVLKILADVPESRRKVFENRAYSAHCFLACNHYKAKRYPEAITEFERALKIKSSMPQLYYNLALSHARVKSYSTAIHLLNQFNRIKPDQAKTYELLGDFYYQLGEWDRALSLYERSMEFSDNKIVITNKVKKVEDRLPKSKVAEAKKEEDKEDKFTLQTCLQDLTLDAELGRFPQVIGRDKEILQIEEILACQSKKNVLVIGDPGVGKTALVYELAYRIVSGKVSPRLQNKKIIRLNMGSLLAGAKFRGQFEERLMQLIKEIKRLNCILFVDDIHQIVSGGSGKTSSTEASHFLKPSLTNDEIQIIGATNFEEFRNSVEKDTSFLRCFQTIKLEEPDDDTLMKILRDYRSHLENYHKVLIQEESLDTVLMWVRVLLRDRALPDKALDLLDRSAARISIQEKTAVVTSESVLETISEISNVPLNRMSVSEIAHYRKMEGFLSRRVVGQAEAVRTVSSVLCTSKLHMTLNPSRPKGIFLFVGPTGVGKTELAKAIAEFLFGAEEKIIRIDMSEYMERYSASRLVGTSPGYVGYYDQNQLVDKIRTNPYSLILLDEIEKADSQLLNIFLQVFDAGRLTDGKGKVAYFDNATIVMTSNIGTHLFAQNKLGYGSDAVEAHVTRSDLLKEVKRFFQPEFLNRIDEIVFFSPLNLDHVREIATMKLISIFDQLRRQKKELVIEDHAMLELCKIGYDYEYGARNLERVLRRKLLDKLAQMALREDWSEVKTLLAVWEKDEILVKTPGAPGLQEILNAAVEEQDYLEE